The following is a genomic window from Canis lupus familiaris isolate Mischka breed German Shepherd chromosome 10, alternate assembly UU_Cfam_GSD_1.0, whole genome shotgun sequence.
GGTTCTGACACAGAAAAAAGACAGATGATGATTTTATCCATTTCCAATGACAGAATCAAGTGTTAAGAAACTCCAAATAACTTtgtattaaaggaaaaatgagaaacttTATAAATGTAAAGTCCATATTAGAAAGTTTAAAACAGATGATACAGGGCACACTTCTTAAGGTTTTAAAGTCAGTATCACTGGTCAATCAAGATCTGTGCCTCatgttgttttacatttttgcttgaagtattttttacaatttctgtatttaaaaataaatttgttttcccCCAAGagctttcaaagaagaaaatgccttaatccatatatttataaaactggtttactcatttttttgtaaataaatgaccaaatattctactaaatttaaataacataCATATCAGCCACCATAAGACTTGAGAACACTACTACAATGTCAAGcatatttcacatatttaccTTATATCTTATAAACAAagaatttattaatattcttattcATAAGGCCAAGTCAAGAAGGTAACCATAAGttagatttctaattttttccttcatattgaatgatttaatttttgaagTCAGCAAAAACTCCAAGATACTAGACCTTATATACTGTACTTATACATCTAAATGGAATACAAAGACAAACCTAGAAGATTTATTACAGGTTGTAAATATGTCACTAATGCAGAATTACTGGACAGTACACATACAACTGGTGCCAAAAAAGCTTTTAGCTTTGTTGCTGAACTGGATTCTTTACTGCTGagaaaatgaattaatggaaGAATTGAAAAGGTGGGGGAGAAACTTTCCCGTCTTTGCTAGTAAATCAACTAGAATATACTTTTAAGAATTgtgtaagagtttttttttttaaaaaaaaaggcagttgtaGGGATGAACAGGATTTCaagaatttatagaaaaaataatatggaagttATAAATAATTACTTGAATTGTAACATTTTCCCATCCagagatttttataatatatggAACACCATTTCTctgacaaaggaaaagaaaaactaaagacatGATGAAATCTGGCTCACTTTCCTAATTTGGACTCTAAATAATGCTGTTCTCCATAACTAGTATGATAAAGGTACTGTGACTCTGACTTCAGGAATACCACAACAAACAGATagtcaaataaaaagaaatccactgCAATCTTACCAATTCCTGCTTTACTGGATGTTCCTTAGGATTAACTCCCTGAGTTGCCAAATAAACTACAAGACAAAGATTTCATGGAATAAAATGGCATATATATTAATTAAGAGCATTAAATAAAGAAACTCtagttataaaaaaagaaatatcaccaAAAAACTGATTtcttaaatcttaaattattCAACTTCTGtgtaatattaaatgtttatgtgGCTCATGGACATCTGGTATTctcacttaaaagaaataaataactattaaaattgCCATAATGTATAACTAAATATAAATtgctagcatttaaaaaataaattacctttgACACAATAAATAATATGCTTTCTAATTAACTCCAAATGAACATACATACCCCAAAACATTGAATTCAATGTGTAAGCAGAAACTAAATCCACTTTGGCTTGTTCAAGAGGGtccaactatttaaaaaagagagagagagagagagagagagagagagaaagaaaatacacacaaactTTGAGCACCAtcacattattttaaactttaccaATACATCAAAGAGACGTTTCTTTCACGTCCTAAAATCCAATAACCAAGTGATGTTGAAATAATTTGCAAAAAGAAGTAGTTTTGTTAACGGGTGAATTTTGCCCACAAATTTTCACTTCAGGGTATCATCTTTAGTTAGACAAGGAATGTGTATAACCCAAGAAAAATtctcttcaattattttaatttcaggagTTACGATCTGGGCTTTGTATGTCAAAAGTAATTTATCAATATAAACATTGTACATGATGCATTTATGTATAAGAGGCAGGCTAAAATGCTTAGGCAATACCAAAGACAGAAGAAACATAATGAGATTTGTTTTAGACTGTCAAAGTCAATTTACTCTTTTTGTCCTATAGGGTTTCCAGAAACCCTGATAACATCATTGTAATATTTAGAAGGTCAAAGATAGAATCCGTCAAAAAGAATGTTGTGAGTGCTCCTTTTTTCTCAAAAACCAGTCAAAATATAGTTagagttgtttgtttttcaccCCCTAAAAATACCCacttataaaattgaaattaaggGGGAAAGGAGCGTATGTCATTAAACTATGTCTTCTTCTGTATATTTTCATAACACAGCACTGTtttacaaattacatttttagaaactgcatttttaaaataccttctgCAACAACTCATTTCTAGAAACAGACATCATGGTCTTCAGCATCTCATCCACAGCACCAATGGAATTCTCAAATGTTGATAAATACTCATGAATTTCTACTGGATAGTCTTCATTAATTTCTTCACTTGCCATTATTAaccaactggaaaaaaattaaattcttagaaTTTGTGGGAGACAGACTTCTCTTTaagtttacaaaaacaaaatcaacaagtTATATCATgtattaaaaagttataaaagagTTAAAACCTGAAGATAATTAAACAAATCTTAGAATATAATTCTAGAGCAACTATATTCAAACCTCCCCTCTTCAATCTGTTTGAGGTGGTAGGGGAAGAAGAGAACCCACCATTCACTAATGCGACACATATCAGAGCCTCAATGTTTTTCAAGAACAAAAGACCAAATATGGATTATCAGtaataaaaatcttacatttaaaaaaactttcaaaaagaaaatcctttttgtTGAAGTTAAAGATTAAGCAAAgggggggatccctaggtggctcagtggtttagcatctgcattcggcccagggagtgatcctggggtcctgggatccagtcccacattgggctccctgcatggagcctgcttctccctctgtctgtgtctctgcctctctctctgtgtctctcatgaatgaatgaatgaagaaataaaatctttaaaaaaacaaaaagatcaagAAAGGTATGAAAGTATGAGTATATCCTATCCTCTATAATTGCTGAAAAAATAGTAAGTTCTTTTGTTGAAAAACTTATGTATTCTGGCCCTTCTAAATTTAGGTGTTGATCTAGCAGCATGgtatattaaactaaaaaaattagaaaacctagGTCTGAAACAGCTTATGACTAtcactaaaatgatttttaagctctatttacatttatatatattctttaagccccttttaaaatattaataacaaattcAGAGAGTGCACAAATCAAAGTCTACCAGCAGAAAAGAGGAAACTGGGGAGAAGTAAACTATATGATTTTCATTTAGGCTACAGTGTATCTTGACagcatattcttttaaaattcacactTATATCATTATACTTAACGTCTatgtgagaaaaaacaaaatccacagtAACATATTTAATATGATATCTAAGGCCAAATTTTCAGAAGCAATTCCAAGCCAATACATATATACCATCTGTAggtttgaaaaacaaatattagctGAAAATACCTCTTTCATTTCAAAGCTAAGTAGAACAaccaagaatatataaaataccatAGTAGAATTGAAGGAAAGAGACATGGACTTTCGAAAGTCTTGCTTGATCACACTGACTTTGTCACCTGATCAATCACTGAAAATCTCAGGGCCTCAAatatttcatccataaaataaggtAGTTGGTCTAATGATCTGTAAAGTCCCTTATAGTTCTAAATGTTATGACGTCacttaactttaaaaagtacTACTGGAATATTTATTGACAATGTATCATTTCTATTCAACAAGTATATTCTGCTAAAACAtctggtttcattttaaaaaaggaaaaatagtgaaGTCCATCTGACTATCACTGCTTGGGCTGTAAAATTACTATCAAACTACTGTGCAACCAGCAACTGAATAAAGGACTCTGATAAAACCACACAGGAAGAACCGTGACTCTCTATTTCAAAAATCTAACTAAGAGTATGTATTTGCCTCTCATCTCTCTCAAAATCTCTCCAAAATgacagaagaaattgaaaaaaaaaaaaaaaaagaggccataGTAATGTTGGAAACCAAAAAGGGCACGTATCCATCGGCAGACCTCGACAGCACAAATTTCTGTAAGCTAAAGAGCAAAGGGGATCAGAGTGATAGGAAAGAGAGCCAAGGAGCCTGCAATCCCCCCAAAGGGAAGGAGAATGTATGAATAACTCCAAGATGAAGGGCATTAAGAGCTGGGCTATGAAGGCTGAAAACAGTCAAACCAAAATCTCTAGATTTTGGAAACGCTCCAGCATCTGCTGCCCAGATAAAGGTATAAGTACAAGGGATATACTGCAAACACAGAGAAGatttagtatttcttctttttatgtagaattttaagccaataaatttgaaaatctggaCGAAAAGAATGAggtgctgggggaaaaaaaacaattaccaaAATTAACCTAAAAAGAAGTACGTACACCAAATAGTTCAGTAACCAAAGACAAAAAATTTTAGGTCAAAAAATTTAAGGTCAAAGAACTATGCTCCAAAAAGGCTCCAAGCCTAGAAGATATAGGTAATTTCTTTCAAACCTTTAAGAAACAGGTAATTCTTACAGTATTTAATTGTTTAAGAacacagaaaaagatgaaaaactgagaTACCTATTTCATAAAGATTATTAAAGTTCAATGTCAGCAAGCGTATACAATGAAGGTGGAAtacagatttcttaaaatttacatACTCTTTGACTCAGGAAGTCCTTTTAAGAATCTAGcttacagggggatccctgggtggcacagcggtttggcgcctgcctttggcccagggcgtgatcctagagacccgggatcgaatcccgcgtcgggctcccggtgcatggagcctgcttctccctctgcctgtgtctctgcctctctctctctctctgtgactatcataaaaaaagaatctagctTACAGGAATCcttgtatacatacatacaaatttattaaaatggaCAACTTGAACtcttctctcaatctctcccaCTTTCTCTTGCATCAATTTTTCCCTCTGCTCTATCATTAACCATAAGCttaccacattttatttctccatctttgaCAACAAAAGAAACATCTTGACTTCATATTCCCTCCAGCGAAAGCCCCATTTTCCAACCCTTGAAAGAAGTGCTTACACTAACAGTCTCAATTCTCCCTCCATCTTTTCTTGAACCGGCTACAATCAGGTCCCCTCCTCCTCACTCAAAATTGTTCGTCAAGGTCGCCCACACAGCTACACTATTAAATTCTACGGTCAATTCTGTTCTCATCACTTGACATCGTTCACTCCCTTCCTTTAGTTTCCAGGGCATCACATTTTCTTAGTTTCCCTCCTACCTCATGGCTGCTTTCTTGGTCTCTTGTGCCATCGTTCTCATATTCTCAGCCTCGTATCCTTGATATGCCCACGGGCTctccttgattcttttttcccctctaatttACTCCCTCCGTGACTCCCAAGTCTTTATTTCCAACCCCGACCTCCCTATTGAACTTCAAATCACATTTCCAACTGCTTACTTACTTAATACCTCTGGCTGGTTGTTAATAGATTCTCAAATGTAATGTGCCCACACCAAAATCTTGCCTGCTATAGTCTTTCCAACTCCACTTTTCCAACCGTTCAGACCTGAAATTACAGAATGGGCCTTGACTCTTCTCTCTCACCCCATCTTTAAGACATATTTAGAATCCAACCATGTCCTATCACCTCCATTGCTGCCACCCTCGTCCAAGCCAGTCCAAGCTATCACCGTATCTTGCCCAGATTATTGCAATAACCTAAATGGCCTCAGCGCTCAGTAGCAcctgacatatttattttattcatttactgtcTGGCCACCTCCAAAAGAATGTAATCATAGGAGAGCAGaaatttgtgtgttttgttcCCTAGCACTGTCTGacagtcaataaacatttgttgaatgaaaaaaactaacaaaatactggaaagactaatctaaatattcatcaataGGGAAACAGGTAAATGAATTACAACACATCCATcgaaatattaaaaacaagtaaatcttTATGTAGTAACACACAATGAGAAATGGTGAAAAAACTGATAGAACATTGGGTATAAAACAATGTGCATCTAACAtgtcactgtttttaaaaatctgtataaatGAAGATCTGTAGAAAAAAGCCTGGAGGGAGATATATAAAAAAGAGACATTCTCTTTGAG
Proteins encoded in this region:
- the C1D gene encoding nuclear nucleic acid-binding protein C1D, whose translation is MASEEINEDYPVEIHEYLSTFENSIGAVDEMLKTMMSVSRNELLQKLDPLEQAKVDLVSAYTLNSMFWVYLATQGVNPKEHPVKQELERIRVYMNRVKEITDKKKAGKLDKGAASRFVKNALWEPKPKNSSKVANKGKSKN